From the genome of Papaver somniferum cultivar HN1 chromosome 2, ASM357369v1, whole genome shotgun sequence, one region includes:
- the LOC113347262 gene encoding LRR receptor-like serine/threonine-protein kinase EFR, with product MDFHLHHQGIFKFSVSIFILILSSTNSRNNSSFIHYVESSSLTVDREALLSFKSPIIDPSNALSSWNTSLNNVCDWTGVICDQVIVDDGANNSTSNKNQTRVTGLDLERFGLSGTLSLGNLSFLRVLHLPNNKFSGTLILPNYAGELCQLRTLNISSNDIHGQIPLSIVKCSELRILDLMGNQLSGNIPPEIGQYLLRLQVLKLNQNQLSGTIPPSIGNISSLTVLDLGTNTIGGPIPSELGRLQKLKTLSLSINNLTGTVPPSLYNITSLVHFALPSNNLWGEIPSDVGDKLPNLIDFNFCINKFTGKIPGSLHYLPNIQNIRMAHNLLEGTVPPGLENLRSLRMYNIGYNRIVGSLDFISSFSTSPNLDFLALDGNLFQGAIPESIGFDLSETKLTKLYMGENRISGKIPASVNLLTNLALLNLSYNSISGEIPPEIGNLKNLQELVLAENKISGGIPPSLGDLNKLNVLDLHGNELVGAIPNSLGSLQRLNSLDLSRNELNGSIPGQVLSGLSGLSSLLNMSRNSLSGSLPQEIRNLKNLVTIDVSHNKLSGSIPNSIEECRSLQKLFMSSNSFSGHIPSTLANVLGMEILDLSSNQLSGPIPNNLEKLQALHLLNLSYNDLEGQLPSTGVFKNFTSVYVQGNFKLCSNSSHFSPSLPVCRQRRKKSVATRVVVLLIIASASVFSLLLVASFVYYMLIYRKNVASGGVSNKKKIHDDELFRGTHQMVSYEELRAATDNFDEANFTGSGSFGSVYKGKLWGEITVAVKVLNLDQVGASKSFFAECDALRSVRHRNLVKLITSCSSIVLRKTNSTEFRALVYEFLSNGSLDDWIRGRRRRRTVSSDDDSDYNDEENAFVNSMDYRDDDQENAFVVLNGVERLNVAIDVASALDYLHHDCEVPVVHCDLKPSNIILDHDMTAKVGDFGLARTLLSTDGNETTATYGLKGSIGYIPPEYGQGRKPSTRGDVYSFGIMLLEMFTGRSPTHEGFNGGISLVKWVESGYPNDILQVLDPQLQMLHQTSEPSLPIIMNGITGSSCSFEDKQIEHGFFISTVGVGLSCAVDAPEMRITIREALQRLKEIRDTLVKSNVFSLY from the exons ATGGATTTTCACCTACATCATCAAGGTATCTTTAAGTTTTCGGTTTCGATTTTCATTCTTATTCTGAGCTCTACAAATTCTCGAAACAATTCATCATTCATTCACTATGTTGAATCATCTTCTCTTACAGTAGACAGAGAAGCTCTACTCTCATTCAAGTCTCCAATAATAGACCCATCAAATGCTTTATCTTCATGGAACACAAGCTTAAATAATGTCTGCGACTGGACCGGTGTCATTTGCGACCAAGTGATCGTCGATGATGGCGCTAATAATAGTACCAGCAACAAGAACCAGACAAGAGTCACCGGGCTTGATCTCGAGCGATTTGGTTTGTCAGGAACCTTAAGTCTCGGCAACCTCTCTTTTCTTCGCGTACTTCACTTGCCGAACAACAAATTCTCCGGTACTCTGATTCTTCCAAATTATGCTGGCGAACTTTGTCAGCTTCGTACTTTAAACATCAGCAGTAACGACATCCATGGCCAAATCCCGCTGAGCATAGTCAAGTGTTCAGAGCTCAGAATTCTCGACTTGATGGGGAATCAACTCTCTGGTAACATCCCACCGGAAATCGGTCAATATCTCCTTAGACTACAAGTTCTCAAGTTAAACCAGAATCAACTTTCCGGTACAATCCCACCGTCAATTGGAAACATTTCTTCCCTCACAGTTCTAGACTTAGGAACAAATACTATCGGCGGGCCGATACCGAGCGAGTTGGGTCGTCTTCAAAAGTTGAAAACACTGAGTCTTTCCATTAACAATCTTACCGGCACTGTGCCACCATCTTTATACAACATTACTTCTCTGGTTCATTTTGCTTTGCCTTCAAACAACTTATGGGGTGAAATTCCAAGTGATGTGGGAGATAAACTGCCAAATCTTATTGATTTCAATTTTTGCATTAATAAGTTCACCGGAAAAATTCCCGGGTCACTGCATTACTTGCCAAATATCCAGAATATTCGTATGGCACATAATTTACTAGAGGGAACTGTTCCACCGGGGCTTGAGAATTTGCGTAGCCTTCGAATGTATAATATCGGGTATAATCGTATAGTTGGCTCATTGGATTTCATCAGCTCTTTTAGTACTAGTCCGAATCTTGATTTTCTTGCTTTGGATGGCAATCTTTTCCAAGGTGCGATTCCAGAATCCATTGGGTTCGACCTGTCAGAAACTAAGCTCACAAAATTATACATGGGTGAAAATCGCATCAGTGGTAAGATTCCTGCCTCGGTGAATCTTCTTACCAATTTGGctcttttaaatttaagctataaTTCAATTTCTGGTGAAATTCCACCAGAAATTGGAAATCTTAAGAATTTGCAAGAGTTGGTTCTGGCTGAAAACAAAATTTCGGGCGGAATCCCGCCCTCGCTTGGCGACTTAAACAAACTCAATGTGCTTGACTTGCATGGGAATGAACTGGTTGGAGCAATACCAAATAGTCTGGGCAGCTTGCAGCGGCTTAATTCCTTGGATTTGTCCAGAAATGAACTCAATGGAAGCATACCTGGACAAGTACTTTCAGGGCTATCTGGTCTATCAAGTCTCTTAAACATGTCCCGAAATTCTTTAAGTGGTTCTCTGCCTCAAGAAATCCGAAACTTGAAAAATCTTGTGACGATCGATGTTTCCCATAACAAGCTATCTGGAAGTATCCCGAATTCAATCGAAGAATGCAGGAGTTTACAGAAACTATTCATGTCGAGTAATTCCTTCTCTGGTCATATTCCTTCAACATTGGCAAATGTTCTAGGAATGGAAATACTAGACCTCTCCTCGAACCAACTCTCTGGTCCTATTCCCAACAATCTCGAAAAACTCCAAGCCCTCCATTTGCTAAACCTCTCTTACAATGACCTTGAGGGACAACTTCCAAGTACTGGTGTTTTCAAGAACTTCACCAGCGTTTATGTACAAGGAAACTTTAAACTTTGTTCTAATTCATCTCATTTTTCACCTTCTCTACCGGTTTGTCGCCAACGAAGGAAAAAATCAGTGGCGACTCGAGTTGTAGTCCTGCTTATAATAGCATCAGCGTCCGTCTTTTCTCTGTTGTTGGTGGCTTCGTTTGTGTATTATATGTTGATCTACAGAAAAAATGTAGCCAGTGGAGGTGTTTCAAATAAGAAAAAGATACACGACGACGAGCTGTTTAGAGGAACACATCAAATGGTTTCTTACGAAGAACTTCGTGCTGCAACGGATAATTTTGACGAGGCAAATTTTACTGGAAGTGGGAGTTTTGGGTCTGTATACAAAGGAAAGCTTTGGGGAGAGATTACGGTTGCAGTTAAAGTTCTAAATCTCGACCAAGTAGGAGCTTCAAAGAGTTTCTTTGCTGAATGTGATGCTCTAAGAAGCGTTCGCCACAGAAATCTTGTTAAACTTATTACGTCTTGCTCTAGTATTGTTCTGAGAAAAACAAATTCCACCGAGTTTAGAGCTTTAGTTTACGAGTTTTTGAGTAACGGGAGCTTGGATGATTGGATCAgagggaggaggagaagaagaacagTTAGTAGTGATGATGACAGCGACTACAACGACGAGGAAAATGCATTCGTAAACAGTATGGACTATAGGGATGACGATCAGGAAAATGCGTTTGTTGTATTGAATGGTGTGGAGAGACTGAATGTGGCAATAGATGTTGCGAGTGCATTGGATTACCTGCACCATGATTGTGAAGTTCCTGTGGTGCATTGTGACCTTAAGCCGAGTAACATAATCTTAGACCATGACATGACTGCAAAAGTTGGAGACTTTGGGTTAGCAAGAACATTGTTGAGTACTGATGGCAATGAAACTACTGCAACCTATGGGCTCAAGGGCTCCATTGGGTATATACCTCCAG AATATGGACAAGGACGGAAGCCATCGACAAGAGGGGACGTCTACAGTTTCGGCATAATGTTGTTAGAGATGTTTACAGGACGAAGTCCAACACATGAAGGATTTAATGGAGGAATAAGCTTGGTGAAGTGGGTCGAATCGGGTTACCCTAATGACATTTTACAAGTACTGGACCCTCAGCTGCAAATGTTGCACCAAACATCAGAACCATCATTACCAATTATAATGAACGGCATTACTGGTAGTAGCTGTAGTTTTGAAGATAAGCAAATTGAACATGGATTTTTCATTTCAACTGTAGGAGTTGGGTTATCTTGTGCTGTCGATGCTCCTGAAATGCGTATTACGATAAGGGAGGCTCTCCAAAGGCTTAAGGAGATAAGAGACACCCTTGTAAAATCAAATGTATTTAGTTTATATTAA
- the LOC113347264 gene encoding uncharacterized protein LOC113347264 encodes MYISFHCFFFRGGEGIKMVLLSSFSCTSFLPVKSSLPLSIQSSLVSHCQLGHGIVRKNLNGSNISRLHHQIHQEQLHLVAVRKKTKLGMKIKCRASEKFKNINSEETQDDDDNNNNNNNNNNNNNNNNNNNNNNNNNNNNNIVLQLLLWAAEGVYIVWLFLLPFAPGDPVWAISQGTINSLVGLSLNFFFIFPLINSIGIHVLESPVIHPMEEGLFNFVIGWTLMFAPLLFTDRKRNRFKGSLDVLWGFQMFLTNTFLIPYMAIRLNKADTESSPKEPSKLEAVMVDGASVVGLISGAVCTLCLAWACFGRMDGNFGTLTDRWEYFLSYLGSDRLGYAFIWDICLYTVFQPWLIGDNIDNVKDSSVNTVEKLRFVPVVGLVAYLLSLDPAEEL; translated from the exons atgtacATTTCTTTCCACTGCTTCTTCTTCAGAGGAGGTGAAGGGATAAAAATGGTGTTATTATCTAGCTTTTCTTGCACTTCATTTCTTCCGGTAAAATCCTCTCTTcctctctcaattcaatcttcaTTAGTTTCTCATTGTCAATTGGGTCATGGAATTGTAAGAAAAAACCTCAACGGCAGCAACATCAGTAGATTGCATCATCAGATTCATCAAGAACAACTTCATCTGGTAGCAGTGAGGAAGAAAACCAAATTAGGTATGAAGATTAAGTGTAGAGCATCTGAAAAGTTCAAAAACATTAATTCTGAAGAAacccaagatgatgatgataataataataataataataataataataataataataataataataataataataataataataataataataataataataataatatagtaCTACAGCTATTGTTGTGGGCTGCTGAAGGTGTATACATTGTCTGGCTTTTTCTCCTCCCCTTTGCCCCG GGGGATCCAGTGTGGGCGATAAGTCAAGGCACCATTAATTCTCTAGTGGGGCTTTCTCTGAatttcttctttatctttccacTGATAAACTCCA TTGGAATTCATGTGCTCGAGTCCCCGGTGATTCACCCG ATGGAGGAAGgattgttcaattttgtgattgGGTGGACACTCATGTTTGCACCCTTGTTATTCACGGATCGCAAGAGAAACAGATTCAAGGGATCACTTGATGTCTTATGGGGTTTCCAGATGTTCCTCACAAACA CATTCTTAATACCCTACATGGCAATCCGACTTAACAAAGCTGACACTGAATCCTCTCCCAAAGAGCCTTCTAAACTGGAAGCTGTGATGGTAGATGGTGCATCTGTCGTAGGACTGATAAGCGGCGCTGTTTGTACATTATGTTTAGCATGGGCATGCTTTGGTCGAATGGATGGAAATTTTGGGACCCTGACAGACCGGTGGGAATATTTCTTAAGCTATCTTGGATCAGATCGATTAGGTTATGCCTTCATATGGGACATTTGCCTCTACACAGTTTTCCAGCCTTGGTTGATTGGTGATAACATAGATAATGTGAAAGACAGCAGTGTTAACACAGTAGAAAAATTAAGGTTTGTTCCTGTTGTTGGCTTGGTTGCCTACTTGTTGAGTTTGGATCCTGCTGAAGAGTTGTAA